The following are from one region of the Stutzerimonas stutzeri genome:
- the rpsT gene encoding 30S ribosomal protein S20, whose amino-acid sequence MANSPSAKKRAIQAEKRRSHNASLRSMVRTYIKNVVKAIDAKDLEKARTAYTAAVPVIDRMADKGIIHKNKAARHKSRLNGHIKALGAAAA is encoded by the coding sequence GTGGCCAACAGCCCTTCCGCCAAAAAACGCGCAATTCAGGCTGAGAAGCGTCGCAGCCACAACGCCAGCTTGCGCTCCATGGTTCGCACCTACATCAAGAATGTGGTCAAAGCCATCGACGCAAAAGATCTGGAAAAAGCTCGTACTGCTTACACTGCAGCCGTGCCTGTTATCGACCGCATGGCCGACAAAGGCATCATCCACAAGAACAAAGCCGCTCGTCACAAGAGCCGCCTGAACGGCCACATCAAGGCCCTTGGCGCTGCTGCTGCCTAA
- a CDS encoding CreA family protein: MRLAKALMLLLAVPMTGMAREVGEVDTVFKWLGPNHKIVVEAFDDPKVEGVTCYLSRAKTGGIKGGLGLAEDRAEASIACRQVGPIRMSDKLKDGEVVFKERTSLVFKTMQVVRFFDEARNTLVYLVYSDRVIEGSPQNAVTAIPILPWSATR; encoded by the coding sequence ATGCGACTGGCTAAGGCGCTGATGCTTCTGCTGGCCGTGCCGATGACTGGCATGGCGCGTGAGGTGGGTGAGGTCGATACGGTCTTCAAGTGGTTGGGGCCGAACCACAAGATTGTGGTGGAGGCTTTCGATGACCCCAAAGTCGAGGGGGTTACCTGCTACCTATCCAGGGCGAAGACGGGCGGCATCAAGGGTGGGCTTGGGTTGGCGGAGGATCGAGCCGAGGCGTCGATTGCCTGCCGCCAGGTCGGTCCGATCCGTATGAGCGACAAGCTCAAGGATGGCGAGGTGGTGTTCAAGGAGCGGACTTCGCTGGTGTTCAAGACCATGCAGGTGGTGCGCTTCTTTGATGAGGCGCGCAATACGCTGGTCTATCTCGTTTACAGCGACCGCGTTATCGAAGGCAGTCCGCAGAACGCAGTGACTGCCATCCCGATCTTGCCCTGGTCTGCGACGCGATAA
- the proB gene encoding glutamate 5-kinase, whose amino-acid sequence MRDKVSGARRWVVKIGSALLTADGRGLDQAAMAVWVDQMVALRQAGVELVLVSSGAVAAGMSRLGWTVRPKAVHELQAAAAVGQMGLIRAWEASFGRCDQQTAQVLVTHDDLSDRKRYLNARSTLRTLIDLGVVPVINENDTVVTDEIRFGDNDTLAALVANLVEADLLVILTDRDGMFDADPRNNPGANLISEARADDPALDAVAGATGGALGRGGMQTKLRAARLAARSGAHTVIAGGRIEQVLARLKTGEQLGTLLAPERSRHAARKQWLAGHLQTRGSVTLDAGAVYALRQGNRSLLPVGVKAVQGGFRRGEMVVCVGPEGQEVARGLANYSAAETQRILGHPSDEIEKLLGYVDEPELIHRDNMILV is encoded by the coding sequence ATGCGGGACAAGGTAAGCGGCGCGCGGCGCTGGGTGGTGAAGATTGGTAGTGCGCTGCTGACCGCTGATGGGCGTGGTCTCGATCAGGCGGCAATGGCTGTCTGGGTCGATCAGATGGTGGCGTTGCGTCAGGCTGGCGTTGAGCTGGTGTTGGTATCTTCCGGTGCGGTGGCCGCGGGTATGAGTCGGCTCGGCTGGACGGTGCGCCCCAAGGCTGTGCATGAGCTGCAGGCTGCCGCTGCGGTGGGGCAGATGGGGCTCATCCGTGCCTGGGAGGCCAGTTTCGGCCGCTGCGATCAGCAGACCGCGCAGGTGCTGGTGACCCATGACGACCTGTCTGATCGCAAGCGCTATCTCAATGCGCGGAGTACGCTGCGAACATTGATCGATCTGGGTGTGGTGCCGGTTATCAATGAGAACGACACCGTCGTCACTGATGAGATCCGCTTCGGTGACAACGACACCCTGGCGGCGCTGGTCGCAAACTTGGTTGAGGCTGACCTGTTGGTGATCCTCACGGATCGCGACGGTATGTTCGATGCGGATCCGCGGAACAATCCCGGTGCCAACCTGATCAGCGAGGCGCGTGCTGACGATCCTGCGCTGGATGCGGTGGCGGGCGCAACGGGTGGTGCGCTGGGGCGTGGCGGCATGCAAACCAAGTTGCGCGCGGCGCGCCTGGCGGCGCGTTCGGGTGCGCATACGGTCATTGCTGGTGGGCGTATCGAGCAGGTGCTGGCGCGGCTGAAAACGGGTGAGCAGCTGGGTACCTTGCTGGCGCCCGAGCGCAGTCGTCATGCGGCGCGTAAGCAATGGCTCGCTGGGCATTTGCAGACCCGTGGCTCGGTTACGCTGGATGCGGGTGCGGTGTATGCGCTCAGGCAGGGTAACCGCAGCCTGTTGCCGGTGGGTGTCAAGGCCGTGCAGGGTGGTTTCCGTCGGGGTGAGATGGTTGTCTGTGTGGGGCCTGAGGGGCAGGAGGTGGCCCGTGGCCTGGCGAATTACAGCGCAGCTGAAACCCAGCGGATCCTGGGGCACCCGTCTGACGAGATCGAGAAACTGCTTGGTTACGTCGACGAGCCTGAGCTCATTCATCGCGACAACATGATTCTGGTATGA
- the cgtA gene encoding Obg family GTPase CgtA, which translates to MKFVDEVSIFVKAGDGGNGMMSFRREKFIEKGGPNGGDGGDGGSVYLEADENLNTLVDYRYTRRFNAPNGQKGGSTECTGAKGEDLILPVPVGTTVIDAATQDVIGDLTKAGQRLLVAQGGWHGLGNTRFKSSTNRAPRQTTPGKPGDARDLKLELKVLADVGLLGLPNAGKSTFIRSVSAAKPKVADYPFTTLVPNLGVVSVGRYKSFVIADIPGLIEGASEGAGLGIRFLKHLARTRLLLHLVDMAPLDESDPADAAEVILNELEKFSPALAQRDRWLVLNKADQLLEEDRDERVRRVVERLDWNGPVFVISALEREGTEELSQAIMRYLDERTLRISEEPAYAEALAELDQQIEDEARARLQELDDQRALRRAGVKAAVDADDDDDFDDDDDDDEGGAEIFYVR; encoded by the coding sequence ATGAAATTCGTCGATGAAGTATCGATTTTTGTAAAGGCCGGCGACGGCGGTAACGGCATGATGAGCTTTCGTCGCGAGAAGTTCATCGAGAAGGGCGGCCCTAACGGGGGTGATGGTGGTGATGGAGGCTCCGTTTATCTGGAGGCCGACGAGAACCTCAACACGTTGGTCGACTACCGCTACACCCGCCGTTTCAATGCGCCGAATGGCCAGAAGGGTGGGAGCACCGAGTGCACCGGTGCCAAGGGTGAGGACCTGATCCTGCCGGTGCCGGTCGGTACCACGGTCATCGATGCCGCCACCCAGGATGTCATCGGGGATCTGACCAAGGCGGGGCAGCGCCTGCTGGTTGCTCAGGGTGGCTGGCACGGTCTTGGCAACACCCGCTTCAAGTCGAGCACCAATCGCGCGCCGCGGCAGACGACGCCGGGCAAGCCAGGCGATGCGCGGGATCTGAAGCTTGAGCTGAAGGTGTTGGCGGACGTCGGTCTGCTGGGCTTGCCCAATGCGGGCAAGAGCACCTTTATCCGCTCGGTGTCGGCTGCGAAGCCGAAGGTCGCCGATTACCCGTTCACTACGCTGGTGCCAAACCTTGGCGTGGTTAGTGTTGGGCGCTACAAGAGCTTCGTGATCGCCGACATCCCCGGCTTGATCGAGGGTGCCTCCGAAGGCGCTGGTCTGGGGATTCGCTTCCTCAAGCATTTGGCGCGTACACGTTTGTTGTTGCACCTGGTGGACATGGCGCCGCTCGACGAGAGCGACCCTGCCGATGCGGCAGAGGTGATTCTCAACGAGCTCGAGAAATTCAGTCCGGCGCTAGCTCAGCGTGACCGTTGGCTGGTGCTGAACAAGGCTGACCAGTTGCTCGAGGAAGATCGCGACGAGCGCGTGCGTCGGGTAGTTGAACGTCTCGATTGGAACGGGCCGGTCTTCGTCATTTCTGCCTTGGAGCGCGAGGGTACCGAGGAGCTCAGCCAGGCGATCATGCGTTACCTCGATGAGCGCACGTTGCGCATCAGCGAGGAGCCGGCCTATGCCGAGGCGCTTGCCGAGCTGGATCAGCAGATCGAAGATGAAGCGCGTGCGCGTCTGCAGGAGCTTGACGACCAGAGGGCGTTGCGCCGTGCTGGCGTCAAGGCGGCGGTCGATGCGGATGATGACGACGACTTCGACGATGATGATGATGACGATGAGGGTGGCGCAGAAATCTTCTACGTGCGCTAA
- the rpmA gene encoding 50S ribosomal protein L27: MAHKKAGGSTRNGRDSEAKRLGVKMYGGQAIKAGNIIVRQRGTQFHAGYGVGMGKDHTLFAKVEGVIKFEVKGAFGRRYVSVVAA; encoded by the coding sequence ATGGCACACAAAAAAGCTGGCGGTTCTACCCGCAACGGTCGCGACTCAGAAGCCAAACGTCTTGGCGTGAAGATGTACGGCGGCCAGGCCATCAAGGCCGGTAACATCATCGTGCGTCAGCGCGGCACCCAGTTCCATGCCGGCTACGGCGTTGGCATGGGCAAGGATCACACCCTGTTCGCGAAAGTGGAAGGCGTGATCAAGTTCGAAGTGAAGGGCGCTTTTGGCCGTCGCTACGTGAGCGTCGTCGCGGCCTGA
- the rplU gene encoding 50S ribosomal protein L21, with product MYAVIVTGGKQYKVAEGEFLKIEKLEVATGEAVTFDRVLLIGNGDDVKIGAPVVDGAMVTAEVIAQGRHDKVSIIKFRRRKHHMKRQGHRQWFTEVKITGIQG from the coding sequence ATGTACGCAGTTATCGTTACCGGCGGCAAGCAATACAAGGTCGCCGAAGGCGAATTCCTCAAGATTGAAAAACTCGAAGTTGCCACTGGCGAAGCAGTCACTTTCGACCGCGTTCTGCTGATCGGCAACGGCGACGATGTCAAGATCGGCGCTCCGGTGGTCGATGGTGCCATGGTCACTGCTGAAGTGATCGCCCAAGGTCGTCATGACAAGGTCAGCATCATCAAATTCCGCCGTCGTAAGCACCACATGAAGCGTCAGGGCCACCGTCAGTGGTTCACTGAGGTCAAAATCACCGGTATTCAGGGCTAA
- a CDS encoding polyprenyl synthetase family protein, giving the protein MQPQAFYQVVADDFAAVDGIIRDQLTSRVPLVEKIGDYITSAGGKRLRPLLVLLSGNALGLQGDQLRLLATVIEFLHTSTLLHDDVVDMSGMRRGRSTANALWGNAPSVLVGDFLYARSFEMMVELGSMPVMRIISQATRVIAEGEVLQLSKVRDASTTEEVYMEVIRGKTAMLFEASTHSAATLAGASEQQREALRTFGDNLGTAFQLVDDLLDYQGDAETLGKNVGDDLAEGKPTLPLIYTMREGTPEQAALVRKAIQKGGIEDLESIRSAVEASGALDYTARLARDYADRAIACLELIPSNRYRDALVELSRFAVARTH; this is encoded by the coding sequence ATGCAACCCCAGGCCTTTTACCAAGTAGTGGCTGACGATTTTGCCGCCGTTGACGGCATCATTCGCGACCAGCTGACGTCTCGCGTACCGCTGGTGGAAAAGATCGGGGATTACATCACCTCGGCCGGTGGCAAACGCCTGCGCCCCCTTCTTGTGTTGCTCAGCGGCAACGCCCTCGGTCTGCAGGGCGACCAACTACGGCTACTGGCGACCGTCATCGAGTTTCTGCATACCTCGACCCTGCTGCATGACGACGTCGTCGATATGTCGGGCATGCGCCGCGGCCGCTCTACTGCCAACGCCCTCTGGGGTAATGCACCCAGCGTTCTGGTCGGCGACTTTCTATATGCCCGCTCGTTCGAAATGATGGTCGAGCTGGGTTCGATGCCTGTCATGCGCATCATCTCCCAGGCCACCCGCGTCATTGCCGAGGGCGAGGTGTTGCAGCTTTCCAAGGTTCGCGATGCCAGCACTACCGAAGAGGTCTATATGGAGGTCATCCGCGGCAAGACCGCCATGCTCTTCGAGGCCTCCACGCACAGCGCCGCCACCCTGGCAGGCGCCAGCGAGCAGCAACGTGAGGCGCTGCGGACCTTCGGCGACAACCTGGGCACGGCCTTCCAACTAGTCGACGATCTGCTCGACTACCAGGGCGACGCCGAAACGCTGGGCAAAAATGTCGGCGACGACCTGGCCGAAGGCAAGCCGACGCTGCCACTGATCTACACCATGCGTGAAGGCACACCGGAACAAGCGGCACTGGTCCGCAAGGCTATCCAGAAAGGCGGCATCGAAGACCTGGAGAGCATCCGCAGTGCCGTCGAGGCCTCCGGCGCACTGGATTACACCGCCCGCCTGGCACGCGACTATGCCGATCGCGCGATCGCCTGCCTGGAGCTCATTCCGAGCAACCGCTATCGCGACGCCCTGGTGGAACTCAGCCGTTTCGCCGTTGCCCGCACGCACTGA
- a CDS encoding FKBP-type peptidyl-prolyl cis-trans isomerase, whose protein sequence is MTDPNLSTDETRVSYGIGRQLGDQLRENPPPGISLDAVIAGIRDAFGGAASQVSPEDLNASFAVIRQRMQAEAQRKAEAAAGEGKAFLAENAKRDGVTTLASGLQYEVLTAGEGAKPSVDDQVRTHYHGTLIDGTVFDSSYQRGQPAEFPVGGVIAGWTEALQLMGVGSKWRLYVPSELAYGAQGVGSIPPHSVLVFDVELLAVL, encoded by the coding sequence ATGACCGATCCCAACCTATCCACCGACGAAACGCGCGTGAGCTATGGCATCGGCCGTCAGCTGGGCGATCAACTGCGCGAGAATCCGCCGCCGGGCATCAGCCTTGACGCCGTGATTGCCGGGATTCGTGACGCCTTTGGCGGAGCGGCCAGCCAGGTCAGTCCGGAAGATCTGAACGCCAGCTTTGCGGTCATTCGCCAGCGCATGCAGGCTGAGGCGCAGCGCAAGGCGGAAGCTGCAGCAGGCGAGGGCAAGGCGTTTCTGGCTGAGAATGCCAAGCGCGATGGCGTGACCACGCTGGCGTCGGGCCTGCAGTACGAAGTATTGACGGCCGGCGAGGGCGCCAAGCCGAGCGTCGACGACCAGGTGCGGACCCATTATCACGGCACCCTGATCGATGGCACCGTCTTCGACAGCTCCTATCAGCGCGGCCAGCCCGCCGAGTTCCCGGTCGGTGGTGTCATCGCTGGCTGGACCGAAGCGCTGCAATTGATGGGCGTAGGCAGTAAGTGGCGGCTCTACGTGCCGAGCGAACTGGCGTACGGTGCCCAGGGCGTCGGCAGCATTCCGCCGCACAGCGTGCTGGTATTCGACGTCGAGCTGCTGGCCGTTCTGTAA